A genome region from Geobacter pickeringii includes the following:
- the rph gene encoding ribonuclease PH, giving the protein MRTDGRGAESLRAIKITRNYLKHAEGAVLVEFGDTKVICTASVEESVPPFLRGKGSGWVTAEYSMLPRATHSRSSREAARGKIGGRTHEIQRLIGRSLRAVMDLTLLGERSVLIDCDVIQADGGTRTASITGAYVALVDALQWLVDRGALASLPIREAVAAVSVGIVDGTALLDLDYREDSSAEVDMNFVMTSSNRFVEVQGTAEAEPFTCEQMDAMRNLAMAGIRQLFVVQQEALRQ; this is encoded by the coding sequence ATGCGTACTGATGGTCGTGGGGCCGAATCCCTCAGAGCGATAAAAATCACCCGCAATTATCTCAAACATGCCGAAGGGGCCGTACTTGTGGAGTTCGGAGATACCAAGGTTATCTGTACCGCCTCGGTGGAAGAGAGTGTTCCTCCCTTTCTGCGCGGAAAAGGGAGCGGATGGGTGACGGCTGAGTATTCCATGCTCCCCCGTGCAACCCATAGCCGCTCGTCTCGGGAAGCCGCACGGGGGAAGATCGGTGGGAGGACCCACGAGATTCAGCGTTTGATCGGACGGTCCCTTCGGGCCGTCATGGATTTGACGCTTCTCGGCGAAAGGTCGGTGTTGATAGACTGTGACGTAATCCAGGCCGATGGAGGCACCAGGACCGCTTCCATTACCGGGGCCTATGTTGCCCTTGTTGATGCGCTTCAGTGGCTGGTTGACCGTGGGGCACTCGCGTCGCTGCCGATCAGGGAGGCAGTCGCGGCCGTAAGCGTCGGGATCGTTGATGGTACCGCTCTGCTTGATCTTGACTACCGCGAGGACTCTTCCGCCGAGGTTGACATGAACTTTGTCATGACTTCTTCGAACCGGTTCGTGGAGGTTCAAGGGACGGCCGAAGCCGAGCCTTTTACGTGTGAGCAGATGGATGCCATGCGTAATCTGGCCATGGCGGGAATTCGGCAGCTCTTCGTCGTTCAGCAAGAGGCACTGCGGCAATGA
- a CDS encoding XTP/dITP diphosphatase, whose product MKQLVVATRNRGKLKEFEQLLSGMGFLLLSSADFPDLPDVVEDGETFEANAVKKARVAAQATGVMALADDSGLAVDALGGEPGVYSARYAGESATDEQNNMKLLQALANTPPSERSAAFHCVIALCCPDGRCESFKGTLSGVLLTEERGTEGFGYDPLFLVPAFDKTLAELSLDEKNQVSHRGRALNALKEYLAAGGSV is encoded by the coding sequence ATGAAGCAACTGGTTGTCGCAACTCGCAACAGGGGTAAATTGAAGGAGTTCGAGCAACTGCTGTCCGGCATGGGGTTTTTGCTCCTCTCTTCAGCAGATTTCCCGGATCTCCCTGACGTGGTCGAGGATGGCGAAACATTCGAGGCGAATGCCGTCAAGAAGGCCCGGGTAGCGGCGCAGGCCACGGGGGTGATGGCACTTGCCGATGATTCCGGCCTTGCTGTCGATGCCCTGGGAGGGGAGCCCGGGGTCTACTCGGCCCGGTATGCCGGTGAATCGGCCACCGACGAACAGAACAACATGAAGCTGTTACAGGCCTTGGCAAATACCCCGCCCTCTGAAAGGAGCGCCGCGTTCCATTGCGTTATCGCCCTCTGCTGCCCCGACGGGAGATGCGAGTCGTTCAAAGGCACGCTTTCGGGGGTGTTGCTCACAGAGGAGAGGGGGACGGAAGGGTTTGGCTACGATCCACTGTTTCTGGTTCCTGCTTTCGATAAGACCCTTGCCGAACTTTCACTGGATGAAAAAAACCAGGTCAGTCATCGGGGGAGGGCTTTGAACGCTCTCAAGGAGTATCTGGCTGCTGGCGGGTCCGTATAA